One Deltaproteobacteria bacterium genomic window, CGCCTCGCAGGTGGCGCTCGACTGGATCCGGCGCCATGCGCTCGGGTTGCCAGTGACGGAGTCCCGGCTCTTCTCCGGCCATCGCCCGTGAAACCCGACTGCGTGCGCGAGCTGGCGATGCTCCGTTCGGGGACGCGGGCGCAACCAGGGGCGTGATACCGATGCGCCGAGCGTTTGGGCTACGCTCGCGGCGGTGCGCTGCTTCGTCGCCGTCGACCTGACCACGGACGTCCGCGCGGCGATTGCCCGGGCGCAGACGCGTGTCCGCACCGCCGCCGCGCAGGCCGACGTCCGTTGGGTCGATCCGACCCAGTTTCACCTGACCCTCAAGTTCCTGGGCGCGGTCCCGGACGAGCGCGTGCCGGCCATGGCGGCTGCCCTGGGAGCCGCGGTCGCCGACACCCGGCCCCTCGGCCTCGCCGCTGCCGGCCTGGGGGGCTTCCCGAGCCTCAAGAGCGCGCGTGTCCTGTGGGCCGGCATCACGGCCGGGGTCCCCGAGCTCGCTCGGCTCGCGGCCTCCCTGGACCGTGCGCTCGCACCCCTCGGCTTCCCACCCGAGAGCCGCCCCTTCCAGGGTCACCTGACCATCGGCCGCGTGCGCTCGCCGCGCGGCGGACGCGTGCTGGCCGCGGCGGTCGAGGCCGCGGGCGCCTCGGCGTTCGGCTCCTGGACGGCTTCCGAAGTCGTACTCTACGAGAGCCGCTTGAAGCCCACGGGGGCCGTCTACACGCCGGTGTCCCGGCACCCCCTGTGGGGCGTCCGTGCCTGAGAATATGTAGCCCGTCCGGCTGGAGACCCGGCCCGCACCGGGGTAGAGTGGTCGAGTCTCCGGAAATCTGGGGCCCGGGGTCCAGGCGTTTCGTGTGGAGGAGGGTGTGACATGGGCATCGACGTAAACCGCGAGCGGGCGATCGACCTCGCCCTCAGCCAGATCGAGAAGCAGTTCGGCAAGGGCGCCATCATGCGGCTCGGCGAGGCGGCGCTGACGCAGGACGTCGCCTGCCTGCCGACCGGCTCGCTCGGCCTCGACATTGCCCTTGGTATAGGCGGGATCCCGCGCGGGCGCGTGGTCGAGATCTACGGGCCCGAGTCCTCGGGCAAGACCACCCTCGCGCTCCAGTTGATCGCCGAGGGCCAGAAGCGCGGCGGCATCTGCGCCTTCATCGACGCCGAACACGCGCTCGACGTGGGCTACGCGCGCAAGCTCGGCGTCCGGACCGAGGACCTCCTCATCTCGCAGCCCGACCACGGGGAGCAGGCGCTCGAGATCGCCGACACGCTGGTGCGCTCGGGCGCGCTCGACGTGCTGGTCATCGATTCGGTCGCCGCGCTCGTGCCGCGCGCCGAGATCGAGGGCGACATGGGCGACCCGCAGATGGGCCTCCAGGCGCGGCTCATGTCGCAGGCGCTCCGCAAGCTGACCGGCACCATCTCCAAGTCGCGCACGATCGTCGTCTTCATCAACCAGATCCGCATGAGGATCGGCATCCTGTTCGGCAACCCCGAGACCACGACGGGCGGCAACGCGCTCAAGTTCTACGCCTCGGTCCGGCTCGACATCCGCCGCCTCGGCGCCATCAAGCACGGCGACGAGGTGATCGGCAGCCGCACCAAGGTGAAGGTGGTGAAGAACAAGGTCGCGCCGCCTTTCCGCGAGGCGGAGTTCGACATCCTCTA contains:
- the thpR gene encoding RNA 2',3'-cyclic phosphodiesterase produces the protein MRCFVAVDLTTDVRAAIARAQTRVRTAAAQADVRWVDPTQFHLTLKFLGAVPDERVPAMAAALGAAVADTRPLGLAAAGLGGFPSLKSARVLWAGITAGVPELARLAASLDRALAPLGFPPESRPFQGHLTIGRVRSPRGGRVLAAAVEAAGASAFGSWTASEVVLYESRLKPTGAVYTPVSRHPLWGVRA
- the recA gene encoding recombinase RecA, with the translated sequence MGIDVNRERAIDLALSQIEKQFGKGAIMRLGEAALTQDVACLPTGSLGLDIALGIGGIPRGRVVEIYGPESSGKTTLALQLIAEGQKRGGICAFIDAEHALDVGYARKLGVRTEDLLISQPDHGEQALEIADTLVRSGALDVLVIDSVAALVPRAEIEGDMGDPQMGLQARLMSQALRKLTGTISKSRTIVVFINQIRMRIGILFGNPETTTGGNALKFYASVRLDIRRLGAIKHGDEVIGSRTKVKVVKNKVAPPFREAEFDILYGSGISKEGELIDIASEHGILEKTGAWYAFGGDRIGQGRENARDFLREHPEVAAQIEAKVREKFGLRSGAAEGGNGASAEGARAAEAGRRGRGGKE